A window from Sphingobium sp. EM0848 encodes these proteins:
- the topA gene encoding type I DNA topoisomerase: MQLVIVESPAKAKTIEKYLGGDFHVLASYGHIRDLPAKDGSVDPDAGFAMQWENYADKGKQLKAIADEAKKATRLILATDPDREGEAISWHVQEVLRAKKALPQKVDRVTFNAITKQAVTEAMAQPRALDEDLIDAYRARRALDYLVGFTLSPVLWRKLPGAKSAGRVQSVALRLVVDREREIESFVPQEYWSVAAEMEQGGQGFTARLVRWRGEKIERLTIGKEGDAMAAKADVEAGRFTVEKVETKPVSRNPPPPFTTSTLQQEAARKLGFSASHTMRIAQQLYEDGAITYMRTDGVQMDGSAISAARKAIADRYDGGYLPEKPRQYQTKAKNAQEAHEAIRPTEFSRDKVGSGDHARLYDLVFKRALASQMASARLERTTIDLVDGTGQHGLRATGQVVIFPGFLALYEEGRDDAEDDDSKLLPRMVTGDAPAKKKVTAEQHFTQPPPRYSEASLVKKLEELGIGRPSTYASTLQVLKDRDYVRVEKNRFFAEESGRLVTAFLERFFERYVSYDFTAGLEDELDEISGGRAQWQAVLEAFWRDFKPKTAEVMEQKPSDITAELDKFLEPMLFPPKADGSNPRACPMCGDGQLSLRGGRFGAFIACSNYPECKYTRKFGQPGGKDGAEDTGPEVLGKHPETGQDIVRKSGRFGPYIEMGEGKEAKRGSIPKDLPDGEMTLDWAIKLLSLPREVGLHPETGKPIVANIGRFGPYLLHDGKYGRLSSTAEIFEVGMNSAVAKLADAANKGERGASSREPLKVLGKHPRTEAEIKLMAGRYGPYVTDGTTNATLPKTIEQDALTLEEAAQLIDARAAAAPAKKGKKAPAKKAAAKKPAAKKAPAKKKAAAAE; this comes from the coding sequence ATGCAGCTTGTCATCGTTGAATCGCCGGCCAAGGCGAAGACCATCGAGAAATATCTGGGCGGCGATTTCCATGTGCTCGCCAGCTATGGTCATATCCGCGACCTGCCCGCCAAGGACGGGTCGGTCGATCCCGACGCGGGCTTTGCCATGCAGTGGGAAAATTATGCCGACAAGGGCAAGCAGCTGAAAGCCATTGCCGACGAAGCCAAAAAGGCGACGCGCCTGATCCTGGCGACTGACCCTGATCGCGAAGGAGAAGCGATCAGCTGGCATGTGCAGGAGGTGCTGCGCGCCAAGAAGGCGCTGCCCCAGAAGGTCGACCGCGTGACCTTCAACGCGATCACCAAACAGGCGGTGACCGAGGCCATGGCCCAGCCGCGCGCCTTGGACGAGGATCTGATCGACGCCTATCGGGCGCGGCGGGCGCTGGACTATCTGGTGGGCTTTACGCTCTCCCCGGTGCTGTGGCGCAAGCTGCCCGGCGCCAAGTCGGCGGGCCGCGTGCAGTCGGTGGCGCTGCGGCTGGTCGTGGACCGCGAGCGCGAGATCGAGAGTTTCGTGCCGCAGGAATATTGGTCGGTCGCGGCCGAAATGGAGCAGGGTGGGCAGGGCTTCACGGCGCGGCTGGTGCGCTGGCGCGGCGAGAAGATCGAGCGGCTGACCATCGGCAAGGAAGGCGACGCCATGGCCGCGAAGGCGGACGTGGAGGCCGGGCGCTTCACCGTCGAGAAGGTCGAGACGAAGCCGGTTTCGCGCAACCCTCCGCCGCCGTTCACGACCTCGACGCTTCAGCAGGAGGCGGCACGCAAGCTTGGCTTCTCGGCCAGCCATACCATGCGGATCGCGCAGCAGCTCTATGAGGATGGCGCGATCACCTACATGCGTACCGACGGCGTGCAGATGGACGGCAGCGCCATTTCCGCCGCGCGCAAGGCGATCGCGGACCGCTATGATGGCGGCTATCTGCCCGAAAAGCCGCGCCAGTATCAGACCAAGGCCAAGAATGCGCAGGAAGCGCACGAGGCCATTCGTCCGACCGAATTTTCGCGGGACAAGGTGGGTTCGGGCGATCATGCGCGGCTTTATGACCTGGTCTTCAAGCGCGCTCTGGCGAGCCAGATGGCTTCGGCGCGGCTGGAGCGCACGACCATCGATCTGGTGGATGGAACCGGGCAGCATGGGCTGCGCGCTACGGGCCAGGTGGTGATCTTTCCGGGCTTCCTGGCGCTCTATGAAGAAGGGCGCGATGATGCCGAGGATGACGACAGCAAGCTGCTGCCGCGCATGGTTACGGGGGATGCTCCGGCCAAGAAGAAGGTGACGGCGGAGCAACATTTCACCCAGCCGCCGCCGCGCTATTCGGAAGCTTCGCTGGTCAAGAAGCTGGAGGAATTGGGGATCGGGCGTCCGTCCACCTATGCCTCGACGCTGCAGGTGCTGAAGGACCGCGACTATGTGCGGGTGGAGAAGAACCGCTTCTTCGCAGAAGAGAGCGGACGGCTGGTGACGGCCTTCCTCGAACGCTTCTTCGAGCGTTATGTGTCCTATGATTTCACGGCGGGGCTGGAGGATGAGCTGGACGAGATTTCCGGTGGCCGTGCCCAGTGGCAGGCGGTGCTGGAAGCCTTCTGGCGTGACTTCAAGCCCAAGACCGCCGAGGTGATGGAGCAGAAGCCGTCCGACATCACGGCCGAACTGGACAAGTTCCTGGAGCCGATGCTCTTCCCGCCCAAGGCGGACGGCAGCAACCCGCGCGCCTGTCCGATGTGCGGCGATGGGCAATTGTCGCTGCGGGGCGGGCGTTTTGGCGCGTTCATCGCGTGCTCCAACTATCCCGAGTGCAAATATACGCGGAAGTTCGGGCAGCCGGGCGGCAAGGACGGCGCCGAGGATACGGGTCCGGAAGTGCTGGGCAAGCATCCGGAAACCGGGCAGGATATCGTTCGCAAATCCGGGCGTTTCGGTCCCTATATCGAAATGGGCGAGGGCAAGGAGGCCAAGCGCGGTTCCATCCCCAAGGATTTGCCCGATGGAGAGATGACGCTGGACTGGGCGATCAAGCTGCTGAGCCTGCCGCGGGAGGTCGGGCTGCATCCTGAGACGGGCAAGCCGATCGTGGCCAATATCGGGCGCTTTGGTCCCTATCTGCTGCATGACGGCAAATATGGGCGGCTGTCCTCCACCGCGGAGATTTTCGAGGTGGGCATGAACAGCGCCGTCGCCAAGCTGGCCGACGCGGCGAACAAGGGCGAGCGCGGGGCTTCCTCGCGAGAACCGCTCAAGGTGCTGGGCAAGCATCCGCGTACGGAGGCCGAGATCAAGCTGATGGCGGGGCGCTACGGTCCCTATGTGACCGACGGGACCACCAATGCGACTTTGCCCAAGACGATCGAGCAGGATGCTTTGACGCTGGAAGAGGCTGCCCAGTTGATCGATGCAAGGGCTGCGGCGGCACCTGCCAAGAAGGGGAAGAAGGCACCGGCCAAAAAGGCGGCTGCGAAGAAGCCTGCCGCCAAGAAGGCGCCAGCGAAGAAGAAGGCAGCGGCGGCAGAATGA
- the era gene encoding GTPase Era: protein MTIDLDNQRCGVVAIVGAPNAGKSTLVNALVGQKVAITSPKAQTTRTRVMGVAIEGDAQMVLVDTPGIFAPKRRLDRAMVQAAWGGAQGADLIALIVDGKAGLGPKMEPIISALAARPEKKWLILNKVDIAIKEKLLVHTQRLYEQLDIAETFFVSAATGDGLAELKTAFANAMPDGPWHFPEDQVSDATDRMLAAEITREQLYHQLHAELPYATAVDTEKYSEREDGSVEIHQQILVGRSSQRAIVLGKGGQRLKEIGSKARAELASLLGVKVHLYLHVKVKEDWEDDRFIYRDIGLDWVE from the coding sequence TTGACGATCGATCTCGATAATCAGCGCTGTGGCGTCGTGGCCATTGTGGGCGCACCCAATGCGGGCAAATCAACGCTGGTGAACGCGCTGGTGGGCCAGAAGGTGGCGATCACCAGCCCCAAGGCGCAGACCACGCGCACCCGCGTCATGGGTGTCGCGATCGAGGGCGACGCGCAGATGGTGCTGGTCGATACTCCCGGCATCTTTGCGCCGAAACGCCGCCTCGACCGCGCCATGGTTCAGGCTGCCTGGGGCGGCGCGCAGGGCGCTGACCTGATCGCGCTGATCGTCGACGGCAAGGCGGGCCTTGGCCCCAAAATGGAGCCGATCATCAGCGCTCTGGCCGCTCGGCCGGAGAAAAAATGGCTGATCCTCAACAAGGTCGACATCGCCATCAAGGAAAAGTTGCTGGTCCACACCCAGCGCCTCTACGAACAGCTCGACATTGCGGAAACCTTCTTCGTGAGCGCCGCGACTGGCGATGGCCTTGCGGAACTCAAGACTGCCTTCGCCAATGCAATGCCTGATGGGCCCTGGCACTTCCCGGAGGATCAGGTTTCCGACGCCACCGACCGGATGCTGGCGGCGGAAATCACCCGTGAGCAGCTCTACCACCAACTCCACGCCGAACTGCCCTATGCAACCGCGGTTGACACGGAAAAATATAGCGAGCGTGAGGACGGCTCGGTCGAAATCCACCAGCAAATCCTGGTCGGGCGTTCGAGCCAGCGCGCGATCGTGCTGGGCAAGGGCGGTCAGCGCCTGAAGGAAATCGGTTCAAAAGCCCGCGCCGAACTGGCGAGCCTGCTTGGCGTCAAAGTCCACCTCTACCTCCACGTCAAGGTGAAGGAAGATTGGGAGGATGACCGCTTCATCTACCGCGATATCGGCCTCGACTGGGTCGAGTAA
- the rnc gene encoding ribonuclease III has protein sequence MTKVDTEGWLKALIGRAPKDPAAFTQALTHGSANAVNYERLEFLGDRILGLLIAEWVYDRFATEPEGKLSRRFNALVSGETCAEVARVAGVPTHLILGKQARDDGAADSDNVLGDVMEALIGALYLEGGLEEARTLVRRLWGDRVDTQASAPKHPKSALQEWAAANKRKPPEYALTDRSGPHHALRFTVTVSIKGAGEASATGGSKQEAETAAAKALLEKLGG, from the coding sequence TTGACCAAAGTGGACACCGAAGGCTGGCTGAAAGCCCTGATCGGCCGTGCGCCGAAGGACCCTGCCGCCTTCACGCAGGCGCTGACCCATGGCAGCGCCAATGCGGTCAATTATGAGCGGCTGGAATTTTTGGGCGACCGTATCCTGGGCCTGCTGATCGCGGAGTGGGTCTATGACCGCTTTGCCACGGAACCGGAAGGCAAGCTGTCCCGCCGATTCAACGCGCTGGTGTCAGGCGAAACCTGCGCCGAAGTCGCCAGAGTCGCTGGCGTGCCGACCCACCTCATCCTCGGCAAGCAGGCCCGCGACGATGGCGCCGCCGACAGCGACAATGTGCTGGGCGATGTGATGGAGGCGCTGATCGGCGCGCTCTATCTGGAGGGCGGTCTGGAAGAAGCCCGCACCCTCGTCCGTCGCCTTTGGGGGGACCGCGTGGACACGCAGGCCAGCGCGCCCAAACACCCCAAGTCCGCGCTTCAGGAATGGGCCGCCGCCAACAAGCGCAAGCCGCCGGAATATGCGCTCACCGACCGCTCCGGTCCGCATCATGCGCTGCGCTTCACCGTGACGGTGAGCATCAAGGGCGCGGGCGAGGCAAGCGCCACCGGTGGCTCCAAGCAGGAAGCCGAAACCGCTGCCGCCAAGGCGCTGCTGGAAAAGCTTGGCGGCTGA
- the lepB gene encoding signal peptidase I: MSAKSETRDFLWFLAKLAVFVFILRSFIVSPFNIPSESMQPRLLIGDYLLVAKWPYGYSRYSLPFGIPLIPGRVFASTPQRGDVVVFKAPPNQKNDYIKRVIGLPGDMISVRGGTVYLNGQAIPKQKVADLVIPVTPNMEDAAAKEGSPSPCYRPKFEEAAPGGGRQCRYPQFRETLPGGKSYNVLDLVPDGAADDRDTVVVPEGHLFMMGDNRDRSADSRFPAVDGGGIGLVPEENLVGKAMISVFSTDGSANWLLPWTWITAARWSRIGEGF; the protein is encoded by the coding sequence ATGAGCGCAAAATCCGAAACGCGGGATTTCCTCTGGTTTCTCGCAAAGCTGGCGGTGTTCGTCTTCATCTTGCGAAGCTTCATCGTTTCGCCCTTCAACATCCCATCGGAATCGATGCAGCCGCGTCTGTTGATCGGTGATTATCTGCTGGTGGCGAAATGGCCCTATGGTTATTCGCGCTATTCGCTGCCCTTCGGCATCCCGCTGATCCCCGGCCGCGTCTTTGCCTCGACGCCCCAGCGTGGCGACGTGGTGGTGTTCAAGGCGCCGCCGAACCAGAAGAATGACTATATCAAACGTGTCATCGGCCTGCCCGGCGACATGATCTCTGTGCGCGGGGGCACGGTCTATCTGAACGGTCAGGCGATCCCGAAGCAGAAGGTCGCCGATCTCGTCATTCCCGTCACACCGAATATGGAAGACGCGGCGGCCAAGGAAGGCAGCCCCTCCCCATGCTATCGCCCCAAGTTCGAGGAAGCCGCGCCCGGCGGCGGCCGGCAGTGCCGCTACCCGCAGTTCCGCGAGACGCTGCCCGGCGGCAAGAGCTATAATGTCCTCGACCTCGTGCCTGATGGTGCGGCGGACGACCGTGACACGGTGGTCGTGCCCGAAGGCCACCTCTTCATGATGGGAGACAATCGCGACCGCAGCGCCGACAGCCGCTTCCCGGCGGTCGACGGGGGCGGCATTGGCCTTGTCCCCGAAGAAAATCTGGTCGGCAAGGCGATGATCTCGGTCTTCTCGACCGATGGCAGCGCCAATTGGCTGCTCCCCTGGACCTGGATCACCGCCGCGCGCTGGAGCCGCATCGGGGAAGGCTTTTGA
- the pgi gene encoding glucose-6-phosphate isomerase — protein MSSPALAALAALPQADLKSIFTTDPDRLSKFTLTHGPIRFDWSKTHLTDALLDGFLKLAEEKGFAAQRDALFAGEAVNNTEGRAAEHPAERGEGNADSVARAKMFHSRMRALIDAIEGEALGPIRHILHIGIGGSALGPDLIVDALGGDGARYDVAIVSNVDGTALERAISRFDPEATLIAVASKTFTTTETMLNAASAINWMVEAGVEDPYGRVIALTASPERAIEWGVDETRVLPFAESVGGRYSLWSSIGFPAALALGWDAFESLLEGAAAMDRHFRLSDPKANAPLIAAFIDQYYARVMGCQTRALFAYDERLRLLPSYLQQLEMESNGKSVTREGKPVDGPTAAITWGGVGTDAQHAVFQLLHQGTILTPVEFIASIEPGHALDPAHHRALLVNCFAQGAALLRGKDNAADPARAYPGNRPSTTILLDDVTPEALGALIAFYEHRTFANAVLMGINPFDQFGVELGKEIARSIEAEGPKGFDPSTMALIDLALGGV, from the coding sequence ATGTCCAGCCCTGCACTGGCAGCGCTTGCGGCCCTTCCCCAAGCCGATCTCAAATCCATCTTCACCACCGATCCCGACCGGCTGAGCAAATTCACGCTGACGCATGGGCCGATCCGTTTCGACTGGTCGAAGACGCATCTGACGGATGCTCTGTTGGACGGGTTCCTGAAGCTGGCTGAGGAAAAGGGCTTTGCCGCGCAGCGGGATGCTCTGTTCGCGGGTGAAGCCGTCAACAATACAGAGGGCCGCGCAGCCGAGCATCCCGCCGAACGGGGTGAGGGCAATGCCGACAGCGTGGCGCGGGCCAAGATGTTCCATTCCCGGATGCGCGCGCTGATCGACGCGATCGAGGGTGAAGCGCTGGGGCCGATCCGGCATATCCTGCATATCGGCATCGGCGGGTCGGCATTGGGACCAGACCTGATCGTCGATGCTCTGGGCGGCGATGGTGCACGCTATGACGTTGCCATCGTGTCGAATGTCGACGGGACGGCGCTGGAACGGGCGATTTCACGCTTCGACCCCGAAGCGACGCTGATTGCCGTGGCGTCCAAGACCTTCACCACCACCGAAACCATGTTGAACGCGGCGAGCGCGATCAACTGGATGGTCGAAGCCGGTGTGGAAGATCCCTATGGCCGGGTGATCGCGCTCACGGCTTCGCCGGAAAGGGCGATTGAATGGGGCGTGGATGAAACGCGTGTGCTGCCCTTTGCCGAGAGCGTGGGCGGGCGTTATTCGCTCTGGTCTTCGATTGGATTTCCAGCAGCGCTGGCGCTGGGTTGGGATGCGTTCGAAAGCCTGCTCGAAGGGGCTGCGGCGATGGACCGGCATTTTCGCCTGTCCGACCCCAAAGCCAATGCGCCGTTGATCGCGGCCTTTATCGATCAATATTATGCACGGGTCATGGGTTGTCAGACGCGGGCCTTGTTCGCCTATGACGAACGTTTGCGGCTGCTGCCGTCCTATCTCCAGCAGTTGGAGATGGAGAGCAACGGCAAGAGCGTGACCCGCGAAGGAAAGCCGGTGGATGGGCCGACGGCGGCGATTACCTGGGGCGGTGTGGGCACCGATGCGCAGCATGCGGTATTCCAGTTGCTGCATCAGGGCACGATCCTGACGCCGGTCGAGTTCATCGCCTCCATCGAGCCCGGCCATGCGCTTGATCCGGCGCATCATCGGGCGCTGTTGGTGAACTGCTTTGCGCAGGGCGCCGCTTTGCTGCGCGGCAAGGATAATGCGGCCGATCCGGCGCGGGCCTATCCCGGCAATCGGCCTTCGACCACGATCCTGCTCGATGATGTGACGCCGGAGGCTCTGGGCGCGCTGATCGCTTTTTATGAGCATCGGACCTTTGCCAATGCGGTGCTGATGGGGATCAATCCCTTCGACCAGTTCGGCGTTGAGCTGGGCAAGGAAATCGCCAGATCCATCGAGGCCGAAGGGCCGAAGGGTTTCGATCCCTCGACCATGGCGCTGATCGATCTGGCGCTCGGCGGCGTATAA
- the gor gene encoding glutathione-disulfide reductase: MSDYDFDLFVIGAGSGGVRASRVAAAHGARVAVAEEYRVGGTCVIRGCVPKKLLIYGAHFAEDLKDARRFGWNVPDCDFEWTTLRDNVLADVDRLEGLYKNTLDSHKVELIPERATITGPHSVKLASGRDVSAKYILVATGAWPVIPDVEGAEHGVTSNEVFHLEECPKRIVIVGGGYIANEFAGIFHQFGSHVTIVNRSGTLLRGYDESIRDRLLQISTMKGINFRFNAEMEKIEKNEDGTFCVRFKNGDPVACDLLVFATGRQPHVDGLGLENAGVELNEKGAIKVDDYSRTNVESIYAVGDVTDRLQLTPVAIREGHAFADTVFGDNPRTVDYNCVPSAVFSHPPLAGVGMTEAQAKNKLGTVKVYTSDFRPMKNVLAGRDERALYKMVVDATTNRVVGLHMIGPDAPEILQAAAIAVKAGLTKPEFDDTVALHPSMAEELVLLK, from the coding sequence ATGAGCGACTACGACTTCGACCTTTTCGTCATCGGTGCGGGATCGGGAGGCGTGCGTGCTTCGCGCGTCGCGGCGGCTCACGGCGCCAGGGTCGCGGTGGCGGAGGAATATCGTGTCGGAGGCACCTGCGTCATTCGCGGCTGCGTGCCCAAGAAGCTGCTGATCTACGGCGCGCATTTTGCTGAGGATCTGAAAGACGCGCGCCGCTTTGGCTGGAATGTCCCGGACTGCGATTTCGAATGGACGACGCTGCGCGACAATGTGCTGGCTGATGTCGACCGGCTGGAGGGCCTCTACAAGAACACGCTCGATAGCCATAAGGTCGAACTGATCCCCGAGCGCGCGACGATCACCGGGCCGCATAGCGTGAAGCTCGCCAGCGGGCGGGACGTCAGCGCGAAATATATCCTGGTCGCGACCGGGGCCTGGCCGGTGATCCCGGACGTTGAGGGTGCCGAGCATGGCGTGACCTCCAATGAGGTGTTCCATCTGGAGGAATGTCCCAAGCGGATCGTCATCGTTGGCGGCGGCTATATCGCCAATGAATTTGCGGGAATCTTCCACCAGTTCGGCAGCCATGTGACGATCGTGAACCGGTCGGGCACCCTGCTGCGCGGCTATGATGAGAGCATTCGCGACCGGCTGCTTCAGATTTCGACGATGAAGGGCATCAATTTCCGCTTCAACGCCGAGATGGAGAAGATCGAGAAGAACGAGGACGGAACGTTTTGCGTGCGCTTCAAAAATGGCGATCCTGTGGCCTGCGACCTGCTGGTGTTCGCGACCGGGCGGCAGCCGCATGTCGACGGGCTGGGGCTGGAGAATGCCGGGGTCGAGCTGAACGAGAAGGGCGCGATCAAGGTCGATGACTATAGCCGTACGAATGTCGAGAGCATCTATGCCGTGGGCGACGTCACCGATCGTCTGCAACTGACGCCGGTGGCGATCCGGGAGGGGCACGCCTTTGCGGACACCGTGTTTGGCGATAATCCGCGGACGGTGGATTACAACTGCGTGCCTTCCGCCGTGTTCAGCCATCCGCCCTTGGCTGGCGTGGGCATGACCGAGGCGCAGGCCAAGAACAAGCTCGGGACGGTGAAGGTCTATACTTCCGACTTCCGGCCGATGAAGAATGTGCTGGCCGGGCGTGACGAGCGGGCGCTTTACAAGATGGTGGTGGATGCGACGACCAATCGCGTGGTCGGGCTGCACATGATCGGGCCGGACGCGCCGGAAATCCTTCAGGCCGCAGCCATTGCGGTGAAGGCTGGCCTCACCAAGCCGGAATTTGATGATACCGTGGCCCTGCACCCCAGCATGGCCGAGGAACTGGTACTGCTGAAATAA
- a CDS encoding 2OG-Fe dioxygenase family protein produces MIDIAITLQQELEQAGYVRLPGPGLLDQLGIEAADWSAFARSWDALGTDLYMADGGRYRRRRHATFSSENGNFARKPHQPHFQSRDYNPLNGDVQRWFDPVAQSTIDNAVMQSIFAFCARSFPLAGRQHVELHQFRIEARIGETGSPTPEGMHRDGVDWVFVMLIERCNIREGTTRIGTPEGRELGEFTLARPGDAVLIDDRRIMHGVTEIHAVDAAQPAWRDALVLTFAAETK; encoded by the coding sequence ATGATCGATATCGCCATTACCCTCCAGCAAGAATTGGAGCAGGCAGGCTATGTCCGCCTGCCCGGCCCCGGCCTGTTGGACCAGCTTGGGATTGAAGCCGCCGATTGGAGCGCATTTGCGCGAAGCTGGGACGCCCTTGGGACGGACCTCTATATGGCTGACGGAGGCCGCTATCGCCGGCGCCGTCACGCAACCTTTTCAAGCGAGAACGGAAATTTCGCGCGCAAACCGCACCAGCCGCATTTCCAGAGCCGCGATTATAACCCCCTGAACGGCGACGTGCAGCGCTGGTTCGATCCCGTCGCACAGTCGACGATCGACAACGCCGTGATGCAGTCGATCTTCGCCTTTTGCGCCCGCAGCTTCCCCCTGGCCGGGCGGCAGCATGTCGAACTCCACCAGTTCCGTATCGAGGCACGTATCGGCGAAACGGGCAGCCCCACGCCCGAAGGCATGCATCGCGACGGCGTGGATTGGGTCTTCGTCATGCTGATCGAGCGCTGCAATATCCGGGAAGGCACCACCCGGATCGGCACGCCGGAAGGGCGGGAACTGGGCGAATTCACCCTCGCCCGGCCCGGTGACGCCGTGCTGATCGATGACCGTCGCATCATGCACGGCGTCACGGAAATCCACGCGGTCGACGCCGCGCAACCCGCGTGGCGCGACGCCCTCGTCCTTACCTTCGCGGCAGAGACGAAATAG
- a CDS encoding short-chain fatty acyl-CoA regulator family protein — MARGNRIFAGPRLRQLRLDHRMDQATMAQALGISVSYLSQLENDDRPLTAKVKAALASAFPTDWASFDSREEEQLLGAFTFALAHPELPGAPMEPERIEKLHLQFPEFAARYVDLYNAHMRANERINMIEEAIANDHAVQARLPWEAARDWFHEAGNYVHPLDCLAEDMAASFTAGQSLDEGMLVEALARRHGIETLIAETPDFALRSYTSSERRLFVNAALPTESRKFMLAHQLMMLEGQAVIADVVSKAGLPVMGADRLLAIGLGNYAAGALLMPYAPFREAAREVRHDIDRLARRFGVSFEQACHRLSTLQRPGLRGIPFFFCRVDMAGNITKRHSATRLQFARFGGACPLWNVHEAVAVPDRINVQLGETPDGVRYVSMAKGLVKPSGSYSRTPRRFAVVLGCEIAHAANFVYADGLQLEVEGAATPIGITCRLCPRQSCDQRAFPPADRPIHVDPDNRQIVPYWIG; from the coding sequence ATGGCTCGTGGCAATCGAATCTTCGCAGGTCCGCGCCTGCGTCAACTTCGCCTGGACCATCGCATGGACCAGGCAACCATGGCACAGGCGTTGGGCATATCCGTATCCTATCTCAGCCAGCTTGAGAATGACGATCGCCCCCTTACCGCCAAGGTGAAGGCCGCGCTTGCCAGCGCCTTTCCCACTGACTGGGCCAGTTTCGACAGCCGTGAGGAAGAGCAGCTGCTGGGCGCGTTCACCTTCGCGCTTGCCCATCCGGAACTCCCCGGCGCACCGATGGAGCCGGAACGGATCGAAAAGCTGCATTTGCAATTCCCCGAATTCGCGGCGCGCTATGTCGACCTTTACAACGCCCATATGCGTGCCAATGAGCGGATCAACATGATCGAGGAGGCGATTGCCAACGATCATGCGGTTCAGGCCCGCCTGCCCTGGGAAGCGGCCCGCGACTGGTTCCATGAAGCCGGCAATTACGTCCATCCGCTCGATTGCCTGGCGGAGGATATGGCGGCGAGCTTCACCGCTGGGCAGTCGCTCGACGAAGGCATGCTGGTCGAAGCGCTGGCGCGGCGCCATGGCATCGAAACATTGATCGCGGAAACCCCGGACTTCGCGCTCCGCTCTTACACCAGCAGCGAAAGGCGGCTGTTCGTGAACGCGGCCCTGCCCACCGAAAGCCGCAAATTCATGCTCGCCCATCAACTCATGATGCTGGAGGGGCAAGCGGTGATCGCGGACGTGGTGAGCAAGGCCGGCCTGCCCGTCATGGGCGCGGACCGGCTGCTTGCCATCGGTCTTGGCAACTATGCGGCGGGCGCGCTGCTGATGCCCTATGCCCCGTTCAGGGAGGCTGCCCGCGAAGTTCGCCACGATATCGACAGGCTGGCACGCCGCTTCGGCGTCAGCTTCGAACAGGCCTGCCATCGCCTCTCGACGCTTCAACGGCCCGGCTTGCGCGGCATTCCCTTCTTCTTCTGCCGTGTCGACATGGCCGGTAATATCACCAAGCGCCACAGTGCCACCCGCCTGCAATTTGCGCGCTTCGGTGGTGCCTGTCCCCTGTGGAACGTGCATGAAGCGGTCGCCGTCCCCGACCGGATCAACGTCCAGCTTGGCGAAACGCCGGACGGCGTGCGCTATGTCTCCATGGCCAAGGGGTTGGTCAAACCCTCCGGGAGCTACAGTCGCACCCCGCGCCGCTTCGCCGTGGTGCTGGGTTGCGAAATCGCGCATGCGGCGAACTTCGTCTATGCCGACGGCCTGCAACTGGAAGTGGAAGGGGCGGCGACGCCCATCGGCATCACCTGCCGCCTCTGCCCGCGTCAAAGCTGCGACCAGCGCGCCTTTCCGCCCGCCGACCGGCCGATCCATGTCGATCCCGACAATCGCCAGATCGTGCCTTACTGGATCGGCTAG